A section of the Spirosoma pollinicola genome encodes:
- a CDS encoding DUF1624 domain-containing protein produces MKRVTAIDITRGLVMVIMALDHVRDLLHTPALTQNPTDLATTTPAIFMTRWITHLCAPTFVFLSGTSAYLSLRKQSATGTDSASGRRFLLKRGLVLILLELTVVNFAFWFDIHFQSLMLQVIYAIGGGLVVLSLLAKLPVKWVGIIGVAIVFGHNILQAVPPFTEPVPKLLWALFFRTDFLPISPHFALLAAYPLIPWLGIMLVGFAFGQLMERPMEQRKPFVLRIGFGALLLFVLLRYLNLYGDPAPWSVQKTELFTFFSFINVTKYPPSLLYTLLMLGLMLVFLSAIDGKENALTRIFTVYGKVPMFYYIIHWYLVHLSMIGMSLLQGYSLADLPSGPLNFGRPEHAGISLVGVYAVWLGLVILLYPLCKWYGKYKAAHTEIGWLRYV; encoded by the coding sequence ATGAAGCGCGTAACCGCTATTGACATAACACGTGGGCTGGTCATGGTTATAATGGCCCTTGATCACGTTCGTGACCTTTTGCACACACCCGCCCTTACGCAAAATCCGACCGATCTGGCGACAACGACACCGGCCATTTTTATGACCCGGTGGATTACCCATTTATGTGCGCCCACGTTCGTTTTTTTATCGGGTACGTCGGCCTATCTTTCCTTACGAAAGCAAAGTGCGACTGGTACAGATAGTGCATCGGGCCGACGGTTTCTGCTGAAACGAGGTTTGGTTTTGATTCTACTCGAACTTACGGTTGTCAACTTCGCCTTCTGGTTCGACATTCATTTTCAATCCCTGATGCTACAGGTTATTTACGCCATCGGTGGTGGATTGGTTGTTCTTTCACTACTGGCGAAACTTCCCGTCAAATGGGTGGGTATTATAGGGGTAGCCATTGTATTCGGACATAACATACTGCAGGCCGTTCCTCCGTTTACCGAACCCGTACCTAAACTGTTGTGGGCCTTATTTTTCCGAACGGATTTCTTGCCTATCAGTCCGCACTTTGCCCTGTTAGCTGCGTATCCGCTGATTCCCTGGCTGGGTATTATGCTCGTTGGCTTTGCCTTTGGCCAATTAATGGAGCGACCGATGGAACAGCGGAAACCATTTGTGCTGCGTATCGGATTTGGGGCGCTACTCCTGTTTGTATTGTTGCGTTACCTGAACTTGTATGGCGATCCGGCGCCCTGGTCTGTTCAGAAAACAGAGCTATTCACTTTCTTTTCGTTCATCAACGTCACCAAATATCCGCCTTCGCTGTTGTACACATTGCTCATGCTTGGCCTGATGCTGGTATTCCTATCAGCTATTGATGGGAAAGAGAATGCGCTTACCCGCATTTTTACCGTGTATGGTAAAGTGCCTATGTTTTATTACATCATCCATTGGTATCTGGTGCATTTGTCCATGATTGGCATGAGTTTGCTTCAGGGATATTCGCTGGCCGATCTGCCGTCTGGCCCTCTTAACTTCGGCCGGCCTGAGCACGCGGGTATCTCGCTGGTGGGCGTCTATGCCGTCTGGCTCGGGCTGGTCATTCTGCTATACCCGCTCTGCAAATGGTATGGGAAGTACAAGGCCGCTCACACTGAAATTGGTTGGCTACGCTATGTGTGA
- a CDS encoding Uma2 family endonuclease, which yields MQLPLHIPQLDGFTDDELVRFCLANPELTIERDENGILYINMSPTHLLTSTNNSELNGEFVIWNRKTKAGKVIDSNGGFFLKDKSMKAPDVAWIRREQWDALSKKEKHSFPHLAPDFVLELASDSDNLDVVKEKMEKWLSNGVRLAWLISPEEKLTYIYRPDQTVETKTFTETLSGEEVMVGFETVLAEILEE from the coding sequence ATGCAACTCCCATTGCACATACCTCAACTCGACGGTTTTACCGATGATGAATTAGTCCGGTTCTGTCTGGCTAATCCTGAACTAACCATTGAACGCGACGAGAACGGTATTTTGTATATTAATATGTCTCCCACCCACCTTTTAACGAGTACGAATAATAGCGAGTTGAATGGCGAGTTCGTTATCTGGAACCGCAAGACAAAAGCCGGTAAAGTCATTGACTCGAACGGTGGGTTTTTCCTGAAAGACAAATCCATGAAAGCACCCGACGTGGCCTGGATACGGCGCGAACAGTGGGATGCGTTGAGTAAAAAAGAGAAACATTCCTTCCCGCATCTGGCACCGGATTTTGTCCTCGAATTAGCTAGTGACTCCGATAATCTTGACGTTGTTAAAGAGAAGATGGAGAAGTGGCTCAGCAATGGTGTCCGGTTGGCATGGCTGATTTCACCTGAAGAAAAACTAACCTATATCTACCGCCCAGACCAAACGGTCGAAACAAAAACCTTTACTGAAACGCTGTCGGGCGAGGAGGTCATGGTTGGATTTGAGACTGTATTGGCCGAGATTCTGGAAGAGTAA
- a CDS encoding PLDc N-terminal domain-containing protein, with amino-acid sequence MLWQLVNLLYLLGVIFALVQLYKHQLSFQTKTLWCFISLIIPFGWIIYLIFRGQLRQTKAFD; translated from the coding sequence ATGCTCTGGCAACTTGTAAATCTCCTGTACCTACTTGGGGTTATTTTTGCTTTGGTTCAGCTTTACAAACATCAACTATCTTTTCAGACAAAGACGTTGTGGTGCTTTATTAGTTTAATTATTCCGTTTGGATGGATTATCTACTTGATTTTTAGAGGACAGTTGCGCCAAACAAAAGCTTTTGATTAG